The following are encoded in a window of Amaranthus tricolor cultivar Red isolate AtriRed21 chromosome 2, ASM2621246v1, whole genome shotgun sequence genomic DNA:
- the LOC130806804 gene encoding uncharacterized protein LOC130806804, whose protein sequence is MASVQNQVEVQGTFKNDTFAKLELMHMEIYSGHFADGGPNAVLEQGDKTTFKHIGEPSPEGSKVGVSYRGPNDDQWVFAWHAPGPYPVELPAIELKKKVFGKHFRAGESIDWKKIEKELDESTTSEINTPYFKAALTPAGTNARLDVGFLNLPRN, encoded by the exons ATGGCTTCGGTCCAAAATCAAGTGGAGGTACAAGGTACCTTTAAGAATGACACATTTGCAAAGTTAGAGCTAATGCACATGGAAATCTATTCAGGACATTTCGCAGATGGAGGTCCAAATGCAGTACTTGAGCAAGGTGATAAAACTACTTTTAAGCATATTGGTGAGCCTTCTCCTGAAGGCTCTAAGGTCGGAGTGTCCTACCGTGGCCCTAACGATGATCAATGGGTTTTCGCTTGGCATGCCCCTGGACCTTACCCCGTCGAACTACCTGCCATTGAACTAAAGAAGAAG GTGTTTGGAAAGCATTTTAGGGCCGGAGAAAGTATTGATTGGAAGAAGATCGAAAAGGAGTTAGATGAGAGCACCACTAGTGAGATCAATACTCCTTACTTCAAGGCTGCACTCACCCCTGCAGGAACCAATGCTAGGCTTGACGTGGGGTTCCTCAACCTTCCTAGGAACTAA